The Nicotiana tabacum cultivar K326 chromosome 5, ASM71507v2, whole genome shotgun sequence sequence TTGTGAAGACCTTTTCCTATTTGATTAGTGATGCTAAATGGCTCTTTATATAAGAATACCCACTGTTCTCTCTTCTTAATAATTGGTTAAAGTGATGTTATGAATTCTGCAGATTGGTCCAGACCAGATAGAGGCATTGTATCAGTATGCCAAGTTCCAGTTTGAATGTGGAAACTACTCTGGTGCTGCTGATTATCTTTACCAATACCGAGCCTTGTGTACAAACAGTGACAGGAGCGTCAGTGCATTGTGGGGAAAGCTTGCTGCTGAGATACTAATGCAGAATTGGGATATTGCACTTGAGGAACTCAACCGCTTGAAGGAAATTATCGACTCGAAGGTAATATTATGCATATGCTGAGTCCGCTATCTGCGTGTTTGAGTTGATCTTACAAGTTGGAATATTTAGTAAGGGAACTTGAATGATGCTCCTTTTTTGTTTCTAAGTTTACTAAGAGAGTCGCACGTCTTGCAGAGTTTCTCGACTCCGTTGAATCAAGTTCAGAATAGAATATGGCTAATGCATTGGAGTCTATTCATCTTCTTCAACCATGACAATGGCAGAACACAGATCATTGACCTATTTAATCAGGACAAGTATGAGACTGTACTTCTATTACTCTCCCTTGTaaattcttgttttcttttgctgCACCTTTTTGGCTATTCCCATATTGTTTCAGCTAGGCGTCTTTTCTAACACTATCACTTACAGAGTAAAGAGAATGATGTCAGGAAATATTCTAGGGAAGTTTATTCACTCTGAGTCCCCCCCCCtccccaacacacacacacacaagtaTAGTATTTTTTTGTGTGCGCACAGCTGAGTTATGTTTGAAATATCTTCTTTTGCTGTGATAATCTGGGATACTATTTGTGCTTGAGCTTCTAAATCATGAAAATCTTGCAGGTATTTGAATGCCATTCAAACAAGTGCTCCCCATTTGCTACGATACTTGGCGACTGCATTTATTGTGAACAAGCGGAGAAGACCTCAATTTAAGGACTTTATAAAAGTTATTCAGCAGGAACAATACTCTTGCAAAGATCCCATCACAGAGTTTTTGGCGTGTATTTACGTCAACTATGACTTTGATGGAGCACAGAAAAAGATGAAGGAGTGCGAAGAGGTGAGCTTTTGCGCCTAGTTTATCTGCTTTGATGCGTGCTTAACATCAtagtttttcttcatttcttgtaTGTCAAATGTAGAAACTTCAGTTGCTGTAATTGGCTTTAAGATAATTTATGAAATGAGGTTTTTGTTTTGAACTAAGAGGACTACTCTTATGTATTCAATCATAGGATTCTACTCTTAGCTCTGATCAGTATTCAATAGTAGTCTGTAGCTGTGGTTAAGTAGGATGCTTCTTCCAGTTTCTATCATAGGAAAAGGTAGAATTTTATTCCGCTATAATTGTTGACGGAAAGATAGTCATTTTATTTTGCGAAAAATCTTCCTATTTTTATTCCCTATTTGTTACGTGGAATATTTTATTATCTTATGCTTTTTttataatataaataattttcttatcttttactattttaggTATTGCTATAATTTAAACATTAAAAACCAGTAATGCATTTATTTAGGATGTTATAATGTTTAAGTAATGGGCATGGATATTACAGTGGGGCAATGTTTTGCAAAATATTGTGTTATAttaatcttttattttttctgaaaAACATGGATTGTTTTCCTAAAACTTAAAAATCAATCATCCAAAGCTACGCTCTCTGGTAACTTTCTGAAAGAGCTAGCTCAACGTTACCTTTGCATAATACTCGTAAGTTTGGTACTTGAACATTCTAGTTTCTGTTACCTGTAGCTAAGTATGTTTAATATAGCCTGTGAGCTTTCCTTTTAGAATGCAGTTGTTTCCCTCCTTTTTAATACGGATGTCACATGCAGGTAATTTTGAATGACCCATTTCTGGGAAAACGAGTTGAAGAGGGCAGTTTTTCCAGTGTGCCATTGAGGGATGAATTCCTTGAAAATGCTCGCCTTTTTATCTCTGAGACCTATTGTCGCATTCACCAACGCGTTGACATGGGGTATGTAGCTAATGCTTGAAAGTCACTTCTACCATCAACAATTTTTATATCTATTTGGTTTGCTTTCTACCCTCTTTCCCCTTGTATTTAATATTCTGTATCCCCCTTTATTACCCATGGATGTTGGCAGTATAGTTGCTTGCGGAAGGAGAGCTGTGCCCATTTAGTCACAATTTTCTTTTGATTCATATATGGCAGGGTTCTAGCTGAGAAGCTAAACTTGAACTACGAGGAGGCCGAGCGATGGATAGTGAATCTTATTAGGACCTCAAAGCTTGACGCTAAGATTGATTCCGAGTCAGGAACAGTTATAATGGAACCAACTCAACCAAATGTGTAAGTTTGATGCAGATGTATTAACTCTAATAGATTAATGAAAGCAACTTGTTTTTAACCCATTTTATCGTACCTGATTTATAATGCGTTATCTTTATTGATTGTCTTGTTCAGGTATGAGCAGCTCATTGATCATACCAAGGCCCTTTCTGGTCGTACTTACAAATTAGTCAGCCAGCTTCTTGAACATGCACAAACACAGGCTGCTCGCTAGTTTGGTTGAGAAAGTCAAGCCAGTGTCAATTTTTTGCATTGCTCCCATGCGGTCTTATTAACCTTTATATTCAAGAATGTTTTTTCACTTTTGTAATGCCTAGATTTTCCTTGGAGGAATCGAGATTCATGGTTCATTAAATATCTTGTCTCACTATTCTTTATCTTCATCTCCATCTGAAGTGGAGCACCTCTGTATGTGTATACTCGTTTTGCCTGGGAGATTTTTTTTGGCTGTAATGCCTAGGTTTTATGGTTCATATGATGCTTACTCATTGCACTTTGTACTGTCTATAGGTTTACACAGTTTTCGAGAGAACTGGGGACATCAGTAGCAATTGTAGATGTTCTATGGTATTGCAAGTTAAGCTTCCTAATTTTAGCTCCATCCTACCCCACCTTAGAAGGATCACCTTCTTCAAACTAGCTTGACCCGTAACATGTAGGTCGATGGTGACTCTACCACCAAAACAATTCTCTCTATTCTGAAGATTCAGATAATGTTTCTCTCTTTAGCTTCAGTTAATGTTTTTGGCGCTTGCCAGGAGTGACTGAGTTGAGTATACTGATATCATTATGATCAATTAATGGAAGGACTTGGTTGGAAATTCTTCTTGCCTCTCATTAGCTCGTGTTGCCCCCATTTTTGGTGTCTTAGTCACCCTTTAATGGCTGGCTCACTTTGACACGTCTTCATTAGTGATCGCCTAGAGTCCTCTTCCATCAATTGGTACATAAGGCATCGACCATACCTCCCTGGGATAGCCTTTTGTGTAGGAACATCCCCAAGATCCGCTTGACAGAGCCCTCTTCCATCAATTGGTACACAAGACGTCGACCATACTGCCCTATGATGGCCTTTCCTGTAGGAACATCCACAAAGTGGTGCAGGCAAAGGTGGTGTAAGGCGTTTTATGTATTCTAATTTCTTAAGAATGTACATTTGTTCATTACACTTGGCCATGCCACTGATGTTCAGGCAGCATTTATCTTTTTGTCTGAAATGTCTGGCATTTAACAAATGCTTCTCTAGTATGCGAGTCAGCAAACTTATAATTTTCTGCAGCTTTAACGACCGATGGTACAACCACAGCTATAATTCTTTCTTTAGAGAATTTGGTTTGCGACTGACCTCAGTAGCTAAATTTGTTTAGCCAGCATTACCATCTTTGTAGTATTTTCGATAAACAAGTCTTTGCAAAAGAGTAGTACAACAGTTATACTACtaactacatatatatatatgtacacttCCAGTTTGGATCATTATGTCCATATCTAAAGTTAAAAACTCTTGTGTACCAAGTTATTTATTTTGAAGAGGTTATTGTTGTTCACAGGCTTCTGCCCTTCTGAAAATTCTCTGGCCAGGAGCAAGCATTGCCAAAGGGTCATATGTGGATTTCCTTCTAGCAAATGGTATCCATTGTGGGCCAAAGTGATCTTTCCACTCTTCCTGAGTCTTGTAATTTGGCAAATATTGTTTCATtccaatatttattttttcacaaAAATTTAGTATCCTTTTGTTCTGAGCAAGAATATGTCTTAGTCCATCGCTGCCTGTTGAAGATGGCATGGCGGAAGATAGGAATGCGATCAGGTAGAAAACATCTTCGTCAGGGGTAACCATGGATGTTCCTTTTCTCCACCTATAACAGAAATTACCCCAGATAAACTATTAGGACAATGCATATTTCTCTAAGTAGATTGATAATTTATGAAGAATTTTATTACTTTGATTTGTTGACAGGGTAGATGAGTAAAGGACCATTGCTAGTGTCAGTAAGAATCTTGCCAAAAACTTCTTGTGCAAATTCAAGAATCCTGCTTTTTGGTATTAGAAGATTTAGCCATGGATGAGGAACATCCCACAACCCTTTTTCTTGGAGTTCCATCTCAGAGACATGCACTCTGTCGAGGAATTCCACGTAGGAGACTTCTGATAGGAACAGCGTGGATCGCATAAAGTTCAACTTTGATAAGAGGATATCAATGTTCTGTACATTTAGGAAACATAAGTTAATATTGTGAACTTGTTTAGATTATGCATAGTTGTCTAAGGCTGGAAGTTTGATATACTTTACCTGATCAATACTATCTGTGTCTTCTGGATTGAAGTATTTGGCAACTTCTAGGCAGAACAAAACTCTACCCTCAGAACTGAAATTGCTGGCTAGAACTGAATCTTTACGATTGAAACTAGACCTCCAGCTATTCAATAATCCAGTTTGGTTGATAATGACAAACCCTTCAATATAATCAAATGTATCCTGAGTTGATATCAAATGCTCTTGATCATTGGAAAATATGGCAAAATCTGAATACAGCACTCTAATCCACTTGACCTGTCAATAAGTAAATCTTAGCTATGCTAAATGAGCTTGTTTTTTTTCCCTTCGTTTTGTTCCTAAAGTAATCTTACTTCTTTGGTAATTGGAGTTCAACCATTACCTGTTTAGGTGCTGTTTCAAGAGCAATCCTTGCTCTGGTAATAATACCAAATTGCCCCAGTCCACCTAGTACACCATGAAACAAGTCTGCATTCTTCTCCTCCGAACAAGTAATCACCTCTCCTTTACCTACAACAAGTATTTTTTACTATTCAACAATTTTTTTGTCTTAATTACCACCTGAAGTTGACACCTTTTATTCAGTACACGCCTGAACTATTTTTGATCTTAATTACCCCGAACTTGGCTGTTTGATAGCCTTCGCCGCCCCCCTGAATATTCACACGGCAAAGAGAGCGGAGGCGTGTGAAAATTATGAGAAATGAAAAAATCAACTTCCAAGtgagatatttttcaacagttaaTTTGCAAATAATTATATATAACGAATTTTTTGGTTCTAACTGTGTATTTTTTTCTTACTTCTTAATATACCACACATATTTTACatcaattttaattttagttttttcctGGTGCAATCTTACGGTGCATTTTTCCTTTTCGCCAAATATGTATATTAAAAAAAAGACTtgaataaaatcaattaattttaaatagataatcccccccccccccaacaaatAATCGTGTTTCaagtatgtattttattttattttatttcttcctTATATACAAGATATTTATTCTAACTGTTTAACTttaatcttcattttttttttcttcgagAAATCTATAAAAAATCCATTATTTTTAGTGAACAAcagtttttaagctaaaatagtgtatttcaactgtgtatttttgtatttcatctttAAATGCGATGACGATTTATTTCAACTgcatatttctttttcattttttgggtgAAATATGTATaaaaagaaattggggtgaaACTAAATTGTGTTTAGCTAAATAAAAAAATCCTAATATAATAAAGTCCCAAACATGTTTTCTTCACaaatttggcttgaaaaatgatttaaacagtaaaaatatatattttattattaaaaaaaattacctgGACAAAAAATATCTATGTGACAGGGGTAATTAAGACCAAAACTAGTATAGGTTTGTACCAAACAAAAAGTGTCAAATTTAGGGGGTGCCGATATATTATGccaacaaaatataataaaatggaGGATGTGAAGGTTTCCAATATTTATGGTCCAATAAATGGGTGATCAACTTATGGCTTTAAGCAGAATTGTCTTATAGAAGCACTTTTTATGTTTACCAGATGCGTATATACACGAGTAAAAGAGCCCATAAGCTAATTTGACCAGGCGTATAACCTTACTCAAACACCCTCAAAGATGGTTGTGCATGGACATACCAGTGACAACTTCAAGTTGTTGGACGTTATTGATCTGGGGTCCATGCCGGAAAGCTTGTCCACTGATTCCAGCATTAGACAAAGTGCCACCAACTGTGAGGTGAATATAATCAGTCCAAGATTTAGGCGCAATCCCAAGTTTAAGACTTTCATGCAGGATGTTTATCCAAAGCTCTCCAGCAGATACATCAACATAAGGTACTTCTCCAGTCTTGAATTTCATTGCTGGTGTTTGTAGTGATTCCATACTAATCACTAGTCCTTGATAAGCTTGAGACTGGCCTTCTAAAGAATGGCCATGGCCTCTAGCAGCAACAGTTATGCCAGTTTTGGAACCCATTTCAAAGATAAGTTTTATAGTGGAAGAGATGTCAGAAACTGATTTTGGGTACAGAACTGCTAATGGGAGGAAGTGGCATCTATTACCAAAGTCTTTGGCTGCATGTTCTAAGTTGTCAAAATTAAGGTACCCTTCAAGTTGTAATTGTTTCAATGATAAATAGTTCAGTGAGAAACTTGAGGAGGTAGAAACTGCAGGGGTGGCAAACTGATGATTGTTACAGCAGAGTTTATTTTTGTTGCTTGAACAACTGCATAGTATGAATATAAGCAATTTCAGGAGCAAGTCATTTTGCTTAAATAAAAAATGGGGTGGTAATTTCATTCTTTTCAAATAAGTATGAAAGGGAAGTTCTAGTGGAAACAAAGGAAAGCTTGTTTTTTTAAATACTTCACCTTTTGTTTGAGAATATGCAGATGTGCTGAATGACTTCAAGAAAGGAAGG is a genomic window containing:
- the LOC107801330 gene encoding eukaryotic translation initiation factor 3 subunit E codes for the protein MAAKYDLTPRIAPQLDRHLVFPLLEFLQERTLYPDEDMLKAKIELLNHTNMVDYAMDIHKSLYHTEDVPQEMMERRAEVVARLKALEEAAAPLINFLQNSSAVQELRADKQHNLQLLQERYQIGPDQIEALYQYAKFQFECGNYSGAADYLYQYRALCTNSDRSVSALWGKLAAEILMQNWDIALEELNRLKEIIDSKSFSTPLNQVQNRIWLMHWSLFIFFNHDNGRTQIIDLFNQDKYLNAIQTSAPHLLRYLATAFIVNKRRRPQFKDFIKVIQQEQYSCKDPITEFLACIYVNYDFDGAQKKMKECEEVILNDPFLGKRVEEGSFSSVPLRDEFLENARLFISETYCRIHQRVDMGVLAEKLNLNYEEAERWIVNLIRTSKLDAKIDSESGTVIMEPTQPNVYEQLIDHTKALSGRTYKLVSQLLEHAQTQAAR
- the LOC107801329 gene encoding cytokinin dehydrogenase 1-like, with the protein product MKLPPHFLFKQNDLLLKLLIFILCSCSSNKNKLCCNNHQFATPAVSTSSSFSLNYLSLKQLQLEGYLNFDNLEHAAKDFGNRCHFLPLAVLYPKSVSDISSTIKLIFEMGSKTGITVAARGHGHSLEGQSQAYQGLVISMESLQTPAMKFKTGEVPYVDVSAGELWINILHESLKLGIAPKSWTDYIHLTVGGTLSNAGISGQAFRHGPQINNVQQLEVVTGKGEVITCSEEKNADLFHGVLGGLGQFGIITRARIALETAPKQVKWIRVLYSDFAIFSNDQEHLISTQDTFDYIEGFVIINQTGLLNSWRSSFNRKDSVLASNFSSEGRVLFCLEVAKYFNPEDTDSIDQNIDILLSKLNFMRSTLFLSEVSYVEFLDRVHVSEMELQEKGLWDVPHPWLNLLIPKSRILEFAQEVFGKILTDTSNGPLLIYPVNKSKWRKGTSMVTPDEDVFYLIAFLSSAMPSSTGSDGLRHILAQNKRILNFCEKINIGMKQYLPNYKTQEEWKDHFGPQWIPFARRKSTYDPLAMLAPGQRIFRRAEACEQQ